One Pseudomonas brassicacearum genomic region harbors:
- a CDS encoding MFS transporter, with protein MNALDAIDSKKSLGAICLMMVISLGTLQIQPILGGALIDQLGLPLNAIGAIFAAELMAMAIACGVCALFMVNVDRRRFALVALLILAVGNLVSTQLHSQAGLVISRMVCGASGGAVMAVVYATAALRTSKDATFAVINIGNLLWGMLLVTSMPLILQAFGVNGAFSLLAITSVLAALGCWRVPKRYPEAHRNAAGSIPPFGLTALLLILLFALLFFGHSALWVYQERIGKSIGLEPQQIGGILGGSILAGALGAGLAGLIGRRLGLLFPQLLSFGTALLATLIMVYGTSPIAFVTTACLIHMVWFFSLPYLLSMAAEMDPSGRLAGLGNAAIFIGQGLGPFGAALVVGEGHFRAVGWLAASAYLLALIISCLVVTRFRRGVKPSGPAMSPQSA; from the coding sequence ATGAACGCGCTCGACGCCATCGACAGCAAAAAATCACTGGGCGCCATCTGCCTGATGATGGTCATTTCCCTGGGAACCCTACAGATCCAGCCAATCCTGGGCGGTGCCTTGATCGACCAACTCGGCCTGCCGCTCAATGCGATAGGCGCCATTTTCGCCGCCGAACTCATGGCGATGGCCATCGCTTGCGGTGTCTGCGCGCTGTTCATGGTGAATGTCGACCGGCGCCGCTTCGCCTTGGTGGCCTTGTTGATCCTGGCCGTGGGCAACCTGGTCAGCACACAACTGCACAGCCAGGCCGGGCTGGTCATTTCCAGAATGGTCTGCGGCGCCAGCGGCGGCGCGGTCATGGCGGTCGTCTACGCCACTGCCGCCCTGCGCACGTCCAAGGATGCAACCTTCGCAGTCATCAACATCGGCAACCTGCTGTGGGGCATGCTGCTGGTGACCTCGATGCCGTTGATCCTTCAAGCGTTCGGTGTGAATGGTGCGTTTTCCCTCCTGGCGATCACCAGCGTGCTCGCGGCGCTGGGTTGCTGGAGGGTACCCAAGCGCTACCCTGAAGCACATCGCAACGCTGCCGGTTCGATCCCGCCGTTCGGCCTCACGGCCTTGCTGTTGATCCTGCTGTTTGCGCTGCTGTTTTTCGGGCACTCCGCCTTGTGGGTCTATCAGGAACGCATCGGCAAGAGTATCGGCCTGGAGCCGCAGCAGATTGGTGGCATCCTGGGGGGCAGCATCCTTGCCGGCGCCCTTGGCGCAGGCCTGGCCGGGCTGATCGGACGGCGCCTGGGCTTGCTGTTTCCGCAACTGTTGAGCTTCGGCACCGCATTGCTGGCGACCTTGATCATGGTCTATGGCACCAGCCCCATCGCTTTTGTCACCACGGCCTGCCTGATCCATATGGTCTGGTTTTTCAGCCTGCCATACCTGCTTTCCATGGCTGCCGAAATGGACCCTTCCGGCCGCCTGGCGGGCCTGGGTAACGCTGCCATTTTCATCGGCCAAGGGCTCGGCCCGTTTGGCGCCGCACTGGTCGTCGGTGAGGGGCACTTCCGCGCGGTCGGCTGGCTGGCCGCTTCAGCCTATTTGCTAGCCTTGATTATCTCGTGCCTGGTGGTGACCCGCTTTCGCCGTGGCGTGAAGCCTTCCGGGCCGGCAATGTCCCCGCAATCGGCGTGA
- a CDS encoding IclR family transcriptional regulator, with protein MDNLHASEQLPEQEADSKGSSLERMLRVLDLFTEENPIWAVDDMGGALGFTRSTIYRYVRELAEANLLFQVEAGRYALGARIITWDRQLRLSDPLVRAAQSLEPNLPQWSEQQVWLICRLFKDQVVCIHQHGDLFREVSYSRGSPRPLFLGATSKAILANMTSRQHSQLFLDHPDEVRASSLGQTWEQFRRALQQLRRQGYVASAGEVDPGVYGLAAPIFDGDGKVVGSISCVRPIGERDSAQEEEQGQQILALAQDLSQRMAALANRPKPLG; from the coding sequence ATGGACAATCTACACGCCTCTGAACAACTGCCAGAACAGGAAGCCGACAGCAAAGGCTCGAGCCTGGAGCGCATGCTGCGGGTACTCGACCTGTTCACCGAAGAGAACCCGATCTGGGCCGTCGACGACATGGGCGGTGCCTTGGGTTTTACCCGCTCGACGATCTACCGCTACGTGCGTGAACTGGCCGAGGCCAACCTGTTGTTCCAGGTCGAAGCCGGTCGTTATGCCCTGGGCGCCCGGATCATCACCTGGGACCGCCAGTTGCGCCTGAGCGACCCCCTCGTGCGCGCCGCGCAATCGCTGGAGCCGAATCTGCCGCAGTGGAGCGAGCAGCAGGTCTGGCTGATCTGCCGACTGTTCAAGGACCAGGTCGTGTGCATTCATCAGCACGGCGATTTGTTCCGTGAGGTCAGTTACTCCCGCGGCTCACCCAGGCCTTTGTTCCTGGGGGCGACGTCCAAGGCAATCCTCGCCAACATGACCTCGCGCCAACACAGCCAACTGTTCCTGGACCACCCCGATGAGGTGCGCGCCAGCAGCCTTGGCCAGACCTGGGAGCAGTTTCGTCGCGCGCTGCAGCAGTTGCGGCGCCAGGGCTATGTGGCCAGTGCAGGCGAAGTCGACCCCGGCGTCTATGGCCTCGCCGCGCCGATCTTCGACGGCGACGGCAAGGTCGTCGGCAGCATCAGTTGCGTTCGCCCGATTGGAGAACGTGACAGTGCCCAGGAAGAGGAACAAGGACAGCAGATCCTTGCCCTGGCGCAGGACCTGTCACAGCGCATGGCTGCGCTCGCCAACCGCCCCAAGCCACTGGGCTGA
- a CDS encoding carotenoid oxygenase family protein, with translation MSIPFPQTPEFSGALYKPSRIEAEVFDLEIEGVLPASIHGTFYQVAPDPQYPPMLGTDIFFNGDGMVSGFHFANGKVSLRRRYVQTDRLLAQRREGRSLNGVYRNAFTNDSLAAKNNTTANTSVIPHNGVLLALKEDALPWAMDLETLETLGEWTFDGQIKSATFTAHPKLDPATGNLLAFSYEAKGDGTPDLVYFELSPDGKLLHEIWFQAPYAAMVHDFAATERYVVFPLIPLTVDVERMKNGGPHFQWQPDLPQLFAVVPRNGRAQDVRWFKGPMDGFQGHTLNAFDEDGKVYVDMPVTGGNIFYFFPQADGHVPPPETLAACLMRWTFDLNSGRDEVEPQPLTDYPCEFPRCDDRYIGRQYAHGFLLAFDPERPYNPANGPIPFQFFNLLVHLNLKTGLSDAWFPGDSGCFQEPIFIPRSADAEEADGYVVALLNLIAEERSELVVLDSRDMASGPIARIRIPFRMRMSLHGCWAPGS, from the coding sequence ATGAGTATTCCTTTTCCACAAACCCCTGAGTTTTCCGGCGCGCTCTACAAACCCAGCCGCATAGAAGCAGAGGTGTTCGACCTCGAGATTGAAGGCGTTCTTCCCGCCTCGATCCATGGCACTTTTTATCAGGTCGCACCGGACCCGCAGTACCCGCCCATGCTGGGCACCGATATCTTCTTCAACGGTGACGGCATGGTCAGCGGCTTCCACTTTGCCAACGGCAAGGTCTCGCTGCGACGCCGCTACGTGCAGACGGATCGCTTGCTGGCCCAACGCCGGGAGGGTCGCTCGCTCAATGGCGTCTATCGAAATGCCTTCACCAACGACTCGCTCGCGGCGAAGAACAACACCACCGCCAACACCTCCGTCATCCCTCACAACGGCGTCCTGCTGGCACTCAAGGAAGATGCCCTGCCCTGGGCGATGGACCTCGAAACCCTGGAGACCCTCGGCGAATGGACATTTGACGGGCAGATCAAATCAGCGACGTTCACCGCTCACCCCAAGCTTGACCCGGCAACGGGCAACCTCTTGGCCTTCAGCTATGAGGCCAAGGGCGACGGCACGCCTGACCTGGTGTATTTCGAGCTCTCGCCGGACGGAAAGCTGCTGCACGAGATCTGGTTCCAGGCCCCTTATGCGGCCATGGTGCATGATTTCGCGGCGACCGAACGGTACGTCGTATTCCCGCTGATTCCGCTGACGGTTGACGTCGAGCGCATGAAAAACGGCGGGCCGCATTTCCAATGGCAACCCGATCTGCCTCAGCTTTTCGCCGTTGTGCCCCGTAACGGGCGGGCGCAAGACGTGCGTTGGTTCAAAGGGCCCATGGACGGTTTCCAGGGGCACACGCTCAATGCGTTCGATGAGGACGGCAAGGTTTACGTCGACATGCCGGTTACCGGTGGGAACATCTTCTATTTCTTCCCCCAGGCGGATGGTCATGTACCACCGCCGGAAACCCTGGCGGCCTGCCTGATGCGCTGGACCTTCGACCTGAACAGTGGCAGGGACGAGGTCGAACCGCAGCCACTGACGGACTACCCCTGCGAGTTTCCAAGGTGCGATGACCGCTACATCGGTCGACAGTACGCGCACGGTTTCCTGCTCGCCTTTGACCCGGAGCGTCCCTATAACCCGGCGAATGGGCCGATACCCTTTCAGTTTTTCAACCTGCTGGTCCACTTGAACCTGAAGACAGGCCTCTCGGACGCCTGGTTTCCGGGCGACAGCGGCTGCTTCCAGGAACCTATCTTCATTCCGCGCTCTGCTGACGCCGAGGAAGCCGATGGCTATGTCGTTGCACTGCTCAACCTCATCGCAGAGGAGCGCAGTGAACTCGTAGTGCTGGACTCTCGGGACATGGCGAGTGGTCCCATTGCCCGAATCAGGATTCCCTTCCGGATGCGCATGTCGCTGCATGGATGCTGGGCGCCGGGTTCCTGA
- a CDS encoding fumarylacetoacetate hydrolase family protein encodes MKLASFIVQGRSTYGVIEGEHVIDLESIKPTVGNDLKQAVANHRLGELTPVILANLPRIPLAEVTFLPVIPNPGKVLCIGINYATHVRETGREMPTYPMIFTRFADSQTAHLQPIVRPKASHKLDFEGELAVVIGKTARHVKHADALDYVAGYACYNDGSVRDWQKHTIQFVPGKNFPNTGGFGPWLVTADEIGDPQDLELTTRLNGEVMQHTRTSDMIFDVRQLIEYCSTFTELAPGDVIVTGTTGGVGAFREPPVWMKPGDEVEIEIARIGTLRNSIVDER; translated from the coding sequence ATGAAACTCGCCAGCTTTATTGTTCAAGGTCGTAGCACCTACGGCGTCATCGAAGGCGAACACGTGATTGATCTGGAATCGATCAAGCCAACCGTTGGCAACGATCTCAAGCAAGCCGTCGCCAACCACCGCCTGGGCGAACTGACCCCGGTGATCCTGGCGAACCTGCCGCGCATCCCGTTGGCTGAAGTGACATTCCTGCCGGTGATCCCGAACCCGGGCAAAGTGCTGTGCATCGGCATCAACTACGCCACTCACGTGCGCGAAACCGGTCGTGAGATGCCGACCTACCCCATGATCTTTACCCGCTTCGCCGACAGCCAGACGGCGCACCTGCAACCCATCGTCCGCCCCAAGGCTTCCCACAAACTTGATTTCGAAGGCGAGCTGGCGGTGGTGATCGGTAAAACGGCGCGTCACGTCAAACACGCCGACGCGCTGGACTATGTCGCCGGTTACGCCTGCTACAACGACGGCAGTGTCCGCGACTGGCAGAAGCACACCATTCAGTTCGTACCGGGCAAGAACTTCCCGAACACCGGTGGCTTCGGCCCTTGGCTGGTGACCGCCGATGAAATAGGCGACCCGCAGGACCTGGAACTGACCACCCGCCTGAATGGCGAAGTGATGCAGCACACCCGCACCAGCGACATGATTTTCGATGTGCGCCAGCTGATCGAGTACTGCTCCACCTTTACCGAACTGGCCCCTGGAGACGTCATTGTGACCGGTACCACTGGCGGCGTCGGCGCGTTCCGTGAGCCGCCGGTGTGGATGAAGCCAGGTGATGAAGTCGAGATCGAGATTGCTCGCATTGGCACCCTGCGCAACAGCATCGTGGACGAGCGATAA